The following are from one region of the Amycolatopsis sp. QT-25 genome:
- a CDS encoding LuxR family transcriptional regulator, with protein sequence MVIGDCRRRTSSPVLVGRETELSELLDGAMRSPSVLMLEGEAGVGKTRLATALLARPELAGRPVLTGICQPLREPFPYGVVFDALKDARPARDLNPVTGVLAPYLPELADFLPQPPPRLGDPRAERHRLFRAVRELLGSLGPHVLLVEDLHWADDGSRRLLRFLMTDPPAGLTLVLTYRREETPGGIPLGSAYRPAPGTAHALVTLRPLDRDGVQSLVSGLLGGANVSAEFAARLHERTAGIPFVVEETVHAIGDVEAVVHADGATARRLLDTVEVPALLREATVERLVALPPAARRITEAAAVLGTPSTADLLTAVAALTPERGHRALVLALERNVLLETGEGTYDFRHAFARQAVYRTIPGPDRQELHRRAARLLRDRLPQSLVRLAEHCRKAGDRAGALKYGEAAADQASTVGDLATATDLLRTLLDEPGLQPSDVDRLAVKFSSVACNGLAQTEVVPALERLLTDGRLSGRLSGEVRLGLGLLLVRQAGGLEAARTEIEIAVNDLADRPDLAGRGMGVLAQPWVGATPLREHRRWMDRVDELIERATDRRLKIILLANNAASRLHIGDARGWAMLDRAPTSVGSADEQRHLARLHCNSADACAWTGHHRRAKSLLRSGMQLAADCGAPYVVSTARATAVHTDWLTGNWDGLAERAGALIDEYRDLLPVTSELCLVLGLLAAARGEWDEATARFAGTAADQPENAFTPVAIAAHAGMAGMLLAQDLGEAAVAQAEKGLELLRAKGVWAWGADLVMAAVDAYCVTGRDVEAQALTDEFEREIGGLDAPSTRAALAANRGLVAASRGDHAEAIEAFEQARTRFEALPAPYHAALIAERAARCRLACTENVAETFAALAETFDHLGATRDAARCRHAFRSTGAVAPSRRGRRGYGDELSPRERDVARLLTAGHTNREIAEVLFLSRRTVEQHVASVLRKLKVRSRSELTGLRSA encoded by the coding sequence ATGGTGATCGGTGACTGCCGACGCAGGACGAGTTCGCCGGTACTCGTCGGCCGTGAGACGGAACTGAGCGAGCTCCTCGACGGCGCGATGCGTTCGCCGTCGGTGCTCATGCTCGAAGGGGAAGCCGGCGTGGGCAAGACCCGGCTCGCCACCGCCCTGCTGGCGCGCCCGGAACTGGCCGGACGACCGGTGCTCACCGGAATCTGCCAGCCACTGCGCGAGCCCTTCCCGTACGGCGTGGTCTTCGACGCGCTGAAGGACGCCCGCCCCGCGCGCGACCTCAACCCGGTGACCGGTGTCCTGGCGCCCTACCTGCCGGAACTCGCGGACTTCCTGCCGCAGCCGCCACCGCGGCTCGGTGATCCGCGAGCCGAACGGCACCGGCTCTTCCGCGCCGTCCGGGAACTGCTCGGTTCACTGGGGCCACACGTCCTGCTCGTCGAAGACCTGCACTGGGCGGACGACGGTTCCCGGCGACTGCTGCGGTTCCTGATGACCGACCCGCCCGCCGGCCTGACCCTCGTGCTCACCTACCGGCGTGAAGAGACGCCCGGCGGCATCCCGCTCGGCAGCGCGTACCGGCCCGCTCCCGGCACCGCGCACGCGCTCGTCACCCTTCGCCCACTGGACCGCGACGGCGTCCAGTCGCTGGTGTCGGGCCTGCTCGGCGGGGCGAACGTCTCGGCCGAGTTCGCCGCGCGGCTGCACGAGCGGACCGCCGGGATCCCGTTCGTGGTCGAAGAGACCGTGCACGCGATCGGCGACGTGGAGGCGGTGGTCCACGCCGACGGCGCGACCGCGCGGCGGCTGCTCGACACGGTCGAAGTCCCCGCCTTGCTGAGGGAGGCGACGGTCGAACGTCTCGTCGCGCTGCCGCCGGCCGCCCGGCGGATCACCGAGGCCGCCGCCGTCCTCGGCACACCGTCCACCGCGGACCTGCTGACCGCGGTGGCCGCCCTCACCCCCGAACGCGGCCATCGCGCGCTCGTCCTCGCCCTCGAACGCAACGTCTTGCTGGAGACGGGCGAAGGCACGTACGACTTCCGGCACGCCTTCGCCCGGCAAGCCGTGTACCGCACCATCCCCGGCCCGGACCGCCAGGAACTGCACCGGCGGGCCGCGCGGCTGCTGCGCGATCGCCTCCCGCAGTCGCTGGTGCGGCTCGCCGAGCACTGCCGCAAGGCGGGCGACCGGGCCGGCGCGCTGAAGTACGGCGAAGCGGCCGCCGATCAGGCGTCGACGGTCGGTGATCTCGCCACCGCGACGGATCTGCTCCGCACCCTGCTCGACGAACCGGGGCTGCAACCGTCCGATGTGGACAGACTGGCGGTCAAGTTCAGTTCGGTGGCGTGCAACGGCCTCGCGCAGACCGAAGTCGTCCCGGCGCTCGAGCGGCTCCTGACCGACGGCAGGCTCTCCGGACGGCTGAGCGGCGAGGTCCGGCTCGGGCTCGGGCTCCTGCTGGTGCGCCAGGCGGGCGGGCTGGAGGCGGCGAGGACCGAGATCGAGATCGCGGTCAACGACCTAGCCGACCGGCCCGACCTGGCCGGACGCGGGATGGGCGTCCTCGCTCAACCCTGGGTCGGCGCGACCCCGCTGCGGGAACACCGGCGCTGGATGGACCGGGTGGACGAGCTCATCGAGCGGGCAACCGACCGGCGGCTGAAGATCATCCTGCTGGCCAACAACGCGGCGTCGCGGCTGCACATCGGGGACGCGCGTGGCTGGGCCATGCTGGACCGGGCACCCACCAGCGTCGGTTCCGCCGACGAACAGCGGCATCTGGCGCGGCTGCACTGCAACAGCGCCGACGCGTGTGCCTGGACGGGCCACCACCGGCGGGCGAAGAGCCTGCTGCGCAGCGGGATGCAGCTGGCCGCAGACTGCGGGGCGCCGTACGTCGTCAGCACCGCCCGCGCGACGGCCGTCCACACCGACTGGCTCACCGGGAACTGGGACGGGCTCGCCGAACGGGCGGGCGCGCTGATCGACGAGTACCGCGATCTCCTGCCGGTGACCAGCGAACTGTGCCTGGTGCTCGGCCTGCTCGCCGCCGCCCGCGGTGAATGGGACGAGGCCACGGCCCGGTTCGCCGGCACCGCGGCGGACCAGCCGGAGAACGCGTTCACCCCGGTCGCGATCGCCGCGCACGCCGGGATGGCGGGCATGCTGCTCGCGCAGGACCTCGGCGAGGCCGCCGTCGCGCAGGCCGAAAAGGGATTGGAACTCCTGCGCGCCAAGGGTGTCTGGGCGTGGGGCGCCGATCTGGTCATGGCCGCCGTCGACGCGTACTGCGTCACCGGGCGGGACGTCGAGGCACAGGCGCTGACCGACGAGTTCGAACGCGAGATCGGCGGCCTCGACGCGCCGTCGACCCGCGCCGCGCTGGCCGCGAACCGCGGGCTCGTCGCGGCGTCCCGCGGCGACCACGCGGAGGCGATCGAGGCCTTCGAGCAGGCACGGACCCGCTTCGAGGCCCTCCCCGCGCCGTATCACGCGGCGCTGATCGCCGAACGGGCCGCACGCTGCCGCCTGGCGTGCACCGAGAACGTCGCGGAGACGTTCGCGGCGCTCGCGGAGACCTTCGACCACCTGGGCGCGACCCGCGACGCCGCACGCTGCCGCCACGCCTTCCGGTCCACCGGCGCGGTCGCCCCCTCCCGACGCGGCCGCCGGGGCTACGGCGACGAACTGTCCCCGCGTGAGCGTGACGTCGCCCGGCTGCTGACCGCCGGGCACACCAACCGGGAGATCGCCGAGGTGCTGTTCCTGTCCCGGCGCACGGTGGAACAGC
- a CDS encoding S8 family serine peptidase, with protein sequence MRRGVRAGVVAVAATALATLAAGNALAAEAEGVVVQAKQHYGEQYIVELHEAGALAVEQSSAALAVRYGGEVRSAYKNVLRGFSVKGMSERQARRLAADPAVKAVYEDGTARAAGTQTGPTWGLDRVDQKNLPLDKKYTYPNTGAGVTAYDLDTGINPENPEYEGRASIGKDFVGGNGKDCNGHGSHTAGTIGSKTYGVAKKVKLVGLKVLGNDCSGNGPDSAIVDAAEWLTANGTKPAVANLSLRMDQVGLGDDVVKKSIAAGVVYVVAAGNENQNACNVSPARIPEAITVGASDQSDTKSSFSNHSSCVDVFAPGSDITSLSTSDGGSANMSGTSMATPHVAGAAALYLAANPGATAQRTRDALVNNASDGVLKGLPSGTVNKLLNVSFIGGGGPAPACGIKSNTTPVSIPDAGDAVTSSVTQEGCDGKASATLPVKVDIAHTYTGDLAIDLIGPSGAVFGLKQAGGTSEADGVHTSYTVNASSEPANGTWKLRVRDVHRFDSGTIEGFSITF encoded by the coding sequence ATGCGGCGCGGCGTGCGGGCCGGTGTGGTGGCCGTCGCGGCCACCGCGCTGGCCACGCTCGCCGCGGGCAACGCCCTCGCCGCGGAGGCGGAAGGCGTTGTCGTGCAGGCGAAACAGCACTACGGCGAGCAGTACATCGTGGAGCTCCACGAGGCCGGTGCCCTGGCGGTCGAGCAGTCCTCGGCCGCGCTGGCCGTCCGCTACGGCGGCGAGGTCCGGTCGGCGTACAAGAACGTGCTGCGCGGTTTCTCGGTGAAGGGGATGTCCGAGCGGCAGGCTCGCCGGCTCGCGGCCGATCCGGCGGTCAAGGCGGTCTACGAGGACGGCACCGCGCGTGCCGCCGGCACGCAGACCGGCCCGACCTGGGGACTCGACCGCGTCGACCAGAAGAACCTGCCGCTGGACAAGAAGTACACCTACCCGAACACGGGTGCGGGTGTCACCGCGTACGACCTCGACACCGGGATCAACCCGGAGAACCCGGAGTACGAGGGGCGCGCGTCCATCGGCAAGGACTTCGTGGGCGGCAACGGGAAGGACTGCAACGGGCACGGCAGTCACACCGCGGGCACCATCGGCAGCAAGACCTACGGCGTGGCGAAGAAGGTCAAGCTCGTCGGGCTGAAGGTGCTGGGCAACGACTGTTCGGGCAACGGTCCCGACTCCGCCATCGTGGACGCGGCGGAATGGCTGACCGCGAACGGCACCAAACCGGCGGTGGCGAACCTCAGCCTGCGGATGGACCAGGTCGGGCTCGGCGACGACGTCGTCAAGAAGTCCATCGCGGCGGGCGTCGTCTACGTGGTGGCGGCGGGCAACGAGAACCAGAACGCCTGCAACGTCAGCCCGGCCCGGATCCCCGAGGCGATCACGGTCGGCGCCTCGGACCAGAGTGACACCAAATCCTCGTTCTCCAACCACAGTTCGTGCGTGGACGTCTTCGCCCCTGGCAGCGACATCACGTCGCTGTCCACGTCCGACGGTGGTTCGGCGAACATGAGCGGGACGTCGATGGCCACGCCGCACGTGGCCGGGGCGGCGGCGCTGTACCTCGCCGCGAATCCCGGCGCCACCGCGCAGCGGACGCGGGACGCGCTGGTGAACAACGCCTCCGACGGCGTGCTCAAGGGACTGCCGTCCGGCACGGTCAACAAACTGCTGAACGTGTCGTTCATCGGCGGCGGTGGCCCCGCACCGGCGTGCGGGATCAAGTCGAACACGACACCGGTGTCCATTCCGGACGCCGGTGACGCGGTGACCAGTTCGGTGACGCAGGAAGGCTGCGACGGCAAGGCGTCGGCGACGCTGCCGGTCAAGGTCGACATCGCGCACACCTACACCGGTGACCTGGCGATAGACCTGATCGGGCCGAGCGGTGCGGTGTTCGGCCTCAAGCAGGCGGGAGGGACGAGCGAGGCGGACGGCGTGCACACGTCGTACACGGTGAACGCCTCCTCCGAACCGGCGAACGGGACCTGGAAGCTGCGGGTCCGTGACGTCCACCGGTTCGACAGCGGGACGATCGAAGGCTTCTCCATCACCTTCTGA
- a CDS encoding S8 family peptidase — protein sequence MRGELRRHRIAGAVLAGACVTASLAFTGSATAAEGQIRGAGVPGAVTDGYIVSLKSGDAGLAAKYGGQVKAVYTAALNGFSAKMTEAQAKRLAADPNVDFVQQDAVAHMTGTQTNPTWGLDRIDQKNLPLDKKYTYPNDGSGATVYVLDTGVDYRQAEFGGRATSGYDFIDNDSDARDCQGHGTHVAGTVGSATYGVAKGAKIVSVRVLNCQGSGQYSQIISGIDWVAKNAKGPSVLTMSLGGPADSGVDAAVRRAVAAGITNTVASGNSNTDACGTSPARVREAITVNATQSDDRRSSFSNYGSCTDIFAPGTNITSVRNGGGTQQMSGTSMATPHVAGAAAIYLTSNPSATPATVASGLANAATSGVVKSPGTGSTNKLLNVAGL from the coding sequence ATGCGTGGAGAACTTCGACGTCACCGCATCGCGGGTGCGGTACTCGCCGGGGCTTGTGTGACGGCCTCGCTGGCCTTCACCGGATCGGCCACGGCCGCCGAGGGACAGATCCGCGGCGCCGGTGTGCCGGGAGCCGTCACGGACGGGTACATCGTCTCGCTGAAGAGCGGCGACGCCGGTCTCGCGGCCAAGTACGGCGGCCAGGTGAAAGCTGTCTACACCGCCGCGCTGAACGGCTTCTCGGCGAAGATGACCGAGGCGCAGGCCAAACGGCTCGCGGCCGACCCGAACGTCGACTTCGTCCAGCAGGACGCGGTCGCGCACATGACCGGCACCCAGACCAACCCGACCTGGGGCCTCGACCGGATCGACCAGAAGAACCTGCCGCTGGACAAGAAGTACACCTACCCGAACGACGGATCCGGGGCGACCGTCTACGTCCTCGACACCGGTGTCGACTACCGCCAGGCCGAATTCGGCGGCCGCGCGACCAGCGGGTACGACTTCATCGACAACGACAGCGACGCCCGCGACTGCCAGGGCCACGGCACGCACGTCGCCGGCACCGTCGGCAGCGCCACCTACGGCGTCGCCAAGGGCGCCAAGATCGTCTCGGTCCGCGTGCTGAACTGCCAGGGCAGCGGCCAGTACTCGCAGATCATCAGCGGGATCGACTGGGTCGCGAAGAACGCCAAGGGCCCGTCGGTGCTCACCATGAGCCTCGGTGGCCCGGCCGACTCCGGGGTCGACGCCGCCGTGCGCCGCGCCGTGGCCGCGGGCATCACCAACACGGTGGCCTCCGGTAATTCCAACACCGACGCCTGCGGCACCAGCCCGGCCCGCGTTCGTGAGGCGATCACCGTCAACGCCACCCAGAGCGACGACCGCCGGTCCTCGTTCTCGAACTACGGCAGCTGCACCGACATCTTCGCGCCGGGCACCAACATCACGTCGGTGCGCAACGGTGGCGGCACCCAGCAGATGAGCGGCACCTCGATGGCGACGCCGCACGTCGCCGGCGCGGCCGCGATCTACCTGACCTCGAACCCGTCGGCCACCCCCGCCACCGTCGCCTCCGGCCTCGCCAACGCCGCCACCAGCGGTGTCGTCAAGAGCCCGGGCACCGGTTCGACCAACAAGCTGTTGAACGTGGCGGGTCTCTGA